Genomic DNA from Candidatus Methylomirabilota bacterium:
CGCGAGCAGGACGCCGTCCTGCGCGAGCCACCCGCGGCGCCGCGCGCGCGCGACGACGCCGGGCACGAGGAGGAAGGCGACGACGCCCGGCAGGAGCTCGGGCAGCGCGTACTTCTGGAAGAGGTACGCGTTCTCGAGCACACGCCACGGGAGCGGACTCGGCGCGCCGGCGGTCCCCTGCACGAGGGACAGGTTGTGGGCGAGCTTCCCGCTGAGCGTCCACCGCCCCTGCACGCCCCTGAGATAAACGAGGTACGGCGCCGCGACGAGGATCCACGCGAGGACCGCTCCCCCGCCCCACGCGAGGCGCCGGCGGCGCCGGTCGCGGAGCGTCGCGAGGAGGACCGCGGCGACGAGGCCCAGGAGGTACGCCGCGCCCTCGGGGCGCGCGAGGTACGCGAGCCCGAAGAGGAACCCCGCCGCGACGAGCCAGGCCTCGGCGCCCGCGCCGAGCGCGCGCCAGGCCGCCCAGACGCCGCCGACGAGCAGGAGCGCGTAGAGCGCCTCGGGCATGGCGGCCGTTCCCGCGCGGACGAGCGCCGGGTGCACGGCGACGAGGATCGCGGCGAGGCGCGCCGCGTCCTCGCCGAGCAGCGCCCTCGTCAGCGCCCACGCCGCGAGGACGAGCAGCGCGCCGGCGAGCGCCGAGACGAGCCGCGCCGCCAGCTCCCAGTCGCCCGCGAGCGGCGCGACGACCGCGAACGCCGCCGGATAGAGCGGGTGGAACAGCGGGTCGAAGGCCGAGCCCCCGTCCGCGAGCCGGCGGGCGAGGGTCACGTAGCTCACGCCGTCCGCGTCGATCACCGGCAGCGCCCGGAGCACCCAGAGGCGGAGCGCGAGCGCGACGACCGCGAGCGCGAGCGCGGCGCTCACGCGCCGCCCCGCGCGAGGGCGCCGTAGAGCGCGCGGGTCGCCCGGGCGCTCTCCGCCCACGACCACGCCGAGCCCGCCAGCGAGGCGGCCGCGGCCGCCATACGGCCGGCGTCCGCCGGGTCCGCGAGGACGTCGCCGAGCGCCGCGGCGAGCGCCCCGTCGTCCCCCGCGGGGACGAGGCGACCCGTCACGCCGTCGGTCAGGAACTCGCTGAAGCAGCCGACGGCTGTCGCCACGACGGGCGTGAACATCCGGCAGGCGAGCCGGAGCGAGGCGCTGTCCGTGATGCCGCTGTAGTTGAAGACGGCGACGTCCGCGGCGGCGAAGTAGCCGGGCACCTCGTCGCCCGGCACGTAGCCCGGCCGGAACACGACAACGCCCTCCACGCCCGCGCGCCGGATGGCCGCGCGGTACTCGCCCTCGCTCCCCGCGAGGAGCGGCCCCGCGATCACGAGGCGCGCGCCGGGATGACGGCGGCGCAGCGCCGGCAGAGCCGCGATGACGCCGGCGAGCCCCTTGTAGGGACGGATCGCGCCGAAGGCGAGCACGACGGGCGCGTCCGCGGGCAGCCCGAGCCGCGCGCGCGCCTCGCCACGGTCCGCGGCCTCGGCGGCGGCGAACACGGACCAGTCGCCCATCCGGATCAGCTCGACCCGCGCGCGCGGGCCGAGCCGCCGGCGCGCCTCGCGGAGCGCCTCCTCCGTGTGGACGACGACGGCGTCCGCCGTCGCGAGACATCGCCAGAGCGTCCAGTCGTCCCAGTGGATCCGCTCGTGGCTGCGGAGGTTGTGGACCGTCATCACCATCGGCACGCGGCGCCGCACGCGCGGCCAGAGGAGCGCGTCGAACCGCGTCGAGAGGAGGCTCTGCACGTGCACGACGTGATGGCCGCCGCGCCGCAAGCGCTCGCAGAGCGCGCGGGCGTTGCCGAGGAAGCCGGCGCCCGCCGAGAAGCAGCGCTCGACGGCGAAGCCGCGCGGCCGTCGCTCGAGCTCGTAGTCGGCGTTGGTGAGGAGCGACACGTCGGCGCCCGCGCCGGCGAGCGCGTCGCAGAGGCTCCACGCGTAGTGGGCGATGCCGCCCCAGCCGCCGGTCTCGACCATCGCGATCTTCACGGGAGCCGGTAGATCCTGAGCCCGGGCCCGGGCAGCGACACGCCGCCGAAGCCCGCGACGGGCAGGAAGATGGCGTCGTGCATCTCGAACACCGGCCGGGCGCCGGGCTGGATCGGGAGGACCTCCCAGAGCGGCGTCGCGTCGCGCGCGAGCGCCCGGCGGTCGTCGGGCTCCACGTGAGCGAATCGGTCGAGCGGATGCTCGGGAACCACGACGTACACCGGGGCGCCGGGCGCGGCACGCACCTCGGCGAGCCGCCGCGCTTCGACGAGCGTGTAGTTCGGGACGGGCGGGAAACCGGGCGCCGCCAGCATCTCGCGCGCCGTGCGCCACTGGGCGCGGCGGTCGCGCTCGCCCAGCATGCTCGGGCGGTCGCCATGGGCGAGGAGGCCCGCCCACATGGCGGGCGACAGCGGCACCTGGGGCCGCGAGAACTCGTACCCGGTGCCGAGCCACACGAGCGTCGCCCCCGACGGCGCGTGCGCCATGATCCACTCGCGCGCGAGCCGGCGCGTGTCCGCGCGCCCGAGGAGCCTCACCTGGCCGAGCGTGTACCAGGCCGGCAGCGCCACGAGCGCGGCGAGCGCGACGGCGAGCGCGGCGCGCCCGGGCAGGCGCCGCGCGGCCGCGCGCACGGGCGGCGCCGTCGCGAGCGTCCCCACCAGCGCGGCGAGCGGCGCGACGAGCGGCAGGAGGTAGCGCGCGAAGGCAAGCCGCCCTGAGCTCATCGTCCCGAAGTACACGGCGCACGCCAGCAGGAGCCCGAGCGCGACGCGGTCGCGGCGCCACGCGACGACGGCGACCGCGACGAGGAGCGCCGCGTAGAACGGCGCGCCGAAGCCGTACCACCCCGAGAACGCGAGGTGGTAGAGCCACGCGGGGCCGCCGGTGTCGCCCGGCCAGCCCTCGACGCGCTGCCGCCCAAGGGCGCCGAGATCCGCCGCCGCGACCCGCCAGTCGAGGAGCACGAACGGCGAGGTGAGCGCGAACGCCGCCCCGGTCGCCAGCACGCCCGAGCCCAGCCAGCGGAGACGCGTGACGAGCGGCACGGCGGCGGCGCGGGCGCCTCCCGGGAGCAGGGCCGCGACCGGCAGGCTCGCGGCGAAGAGCGCCGCGGGATACTTCGTGGACGCCGCGAGGCCGACGCACGCGCCGGCGAGGACGAAGTCGCGCGCGCGCGCCCCGCGCGCCGCGCGGACGGCGAAGAAGAGCGCCGCCGCGACGAGCGCGGTCATGGTCACGTCGGTGTTGCCGAAATGCGAGCTCCGCACGTGGAGCGGGTTCACCGCCACGAGCAGCGCCGCGACGAGCCCCGCGCCGCGCCCGCCGAGCTCGCGGCCGAGGCGGTAGGCGAGGAGGATCGTGAGCGTGCCGGCCGTCGCGGAGATCGCGCGCGTCGCCAGATGGAAGGGCGACGGGTCGAGGAAGAACTGGAGCTTGAAGGCGAAGAGCGTCGGGAAGTCGCCCGTGAGGCGGCCCAGGGCGTACAGGAGACCGACCGCCGCGGCCGAGAGATAGAAGAACAGCGTCGGATAGCCGAACCAGTGCGGGTCGAGATCGCCGTAGCCCATGCCGAGGGCGATCGAGACGAACTTCGTCTCGTCGGGGTGCGCCAGCGTGTGGGGCAGCCCCCAGCCGAGCCCCCAGAAGCGCGCGGCGCCGCCGAGCGCGACGAGCAGGACCAGCGGGAGACGGTGGAGCCGGCGGCCCGCGGCCGTCATGCGCGGGTCGCGGCGGGCGCGCCGAGGCCGCGGAGCAGCCGCGCGCACGCGCCCTCTTTGGCGACGAGCAGCGCCGCGCGCCGGCGGTCGAGCGGCGGATACTTGAGCGGCAGCGCCGCCATCCGGCCGAGCGTGCTGAGCGCGACGGCGGCCCGGAGCGCGGCCGCCGCGGCCGGGCCGTGGTGCTTGGCGAAGTAACGGACGTAGCTCAGGTAGTAGGCCACCTGCCGCACCGAGGTCTGGACGGTGCTGGCGCCGTGGTGGTGCACGGCACGCGCGGCCGGGCAGAAGCCGACGCGGAGGCCGGCGTCGCGGAGGCGCCGGCAGAGGTCGATCTCCTCGAAGTACATCCTGAACGCCGGGTCGAAGCCGCCGATGCGCCGGAACGCGTCGCCGCGAATCAGCAGGACCGCGCCCGACACCGTGTCCACCGTGGCCTCGCGCGCGAGGTCGAGGTCCTCGCAGTAGAAGCGCCGCTGCCAGCGGTTGCGCGGCGCGAGCGAGTGGACGCCGAAGAGCTCGCCGAGCGCGACCCCGAGCGTGGGGAAGCGCTTGCAGGAGGCCTGCGGCGCGCCGCCTGGATAGACGAGGGCCGGCCCCGCGAGACCGTGGTCCGGATGCGTCTCGAGGAACCGGCGCAGCGTCGGGAGGCAGCCCGGCTCGAGGATCACGTCCGCGTTCATCGCGCAGAGGTACGCGGCCGGCCGGGCCGCCGCGGCGCGGTTGATGGCGGCGCCGTAGCCAGGGTTGTCCGGGTTCACGAGGACGGCCACGTCGGAGAAGGCGGCGCGCACGGCCTCGGGCGTGCCGTCGGCGGAGCCGTTGTCGACGGCGACGACGGCCGTGTGGGGCCCGGCGGCGGCCCGGGCGGCCGCGAGCGCCGCGAGCGCGAGGTCGCGCGTGTCGTAGCTCACGACGACGATCGTCGTGTCGGTCATCCGCGGTCGCCGGGCCTCACGCGCGTGGCCGGCGGAGCAGGCTCTCGAGGAGGAGCAGCGGCGCCCGGCGCTGCCAGGGCAGCTGCCGGACCGACGCGGCGAACCGCCGCCGCGCCTCCGTCCAGTCGCCGCGCGCGCGGGCCTCGAGGCCGAACCAGTTGCGCGTGTCGGCGACGATCCGCGCCCCGGCATGCCGAGCGCCCCCAGCGCGTCGGGGCGGCGCCGGACGAGCCCGTCGAGCACGCAGAAGCGGCTCCGGTCCGAGACGGCGCGCGCGATATCCGAAGCGCTCCGAGGTGGTCGTCACGACCCCGGCTCTCGTGTCCTCGATGCGGACGTCGCAGTAGGTCCAGCCGGCGCGGGGCTCGCGCGCGAGGACCGCCGTCTGCTCGGCGAGCTTCGTCGGCGCCAGCACGTCGTCGGCGTCGAGGAAGGCGACGTACTCGCCGCGGCTCGCCGCGACGCCCGCGTTGCGCGCCGCCGACGGCCCGCGGTTCGGCTGCCTCACGACGCGCACCCGCCCCGCGTACTTCGCGAGGACCGCTGGCGTGTCGTCGGTCGAGCCGTCGTCCACGACCACGACCTCGACGCCGGGGAGCGTCTGCGCGAGCGCGCTCTCGAGCGCGTCCGGGAGGTAGCGGGCGTGGTTGAACGTGACGATGGCGACGCTCGCGCTCACGGCGCCCCGCCCGCGCCCCGCGGCGGCCGCCGGCGCCGCCCGAGGAGCCGGCCGAGGCCGTGGCGGGCGAGCGCCAGGCCGAGGCGCGGGAGCGAGCGGAGGCGGCGCGTCTCGCGGTCCCACCGGTCGCCGTAGCCGAACGCCTCCCAGGTCTTCGCCTCGACCTCGAACCGGTAGAAGGCGAAGAGCACGCTCAGGACGAGGCCGGCCAGGCCGTCCTTGT
This window encodes:
- a CDS encoding glycosyltransferase family A protein, whose protein sequence is MSASVAIVTFNHARYLPDALESALAQTLPGVEVVVVDDGSTDDTPAVLAKYAGRVRVVRQPNRGPSAARNAGVAASRGEYVAFLDADDVLAPTKLAEQTAVLAREPRAGWTYCDVRIEDTRAGVVTTTSERFGYRARRLGPEPLLRARRARPAPPRRAGGARHAGARIVADTRNWFGLEARARGDWTEARRRFAASVRQLPWQRRAPLLLLESLLRRPRA
- a CDS encoding glycosyltransferase family 39 protein produces the protein MSAALALAVVALALRLWVLRALPVIDADGVSYVTLARRLADGGSAFDPLFHPLYPAAFAVVAPLAGDWELAARLVSALAGALLVLAAWALTRALLGEDAARLAAILVAVHPALVRAGTAAMPEALYALLLVGGVWAAWRALGAGAEAWLVAAGFLFGLAYLARPEGAAYLLGLVAAVLLATLRDRRRRRLAWGGGAVLAWILVAAPYLVYLRGVQGRWTLSGKLAHNLSLVQGTAGAPSPLPWRVLENAYLFQKYALPELLPGVVAFLLVPGVVARARRRGWLAQDGVLLA
- a CDS encoding glycosyltransferase family 2 protein, whose product is MTDTTIVVVSYDTRDLALAALAAARAAAGPHTAVVAVDNGSADGTPEAVRAAFSDVAVLVNPDNPGYGAAINRAAAARPAAYLCAMNADVILEPGCLPTLRRFLETHPDHGLAGPALVYPGGAPQASCKRFPTLGVALGELFGVHSLAPRNRWQRRFYCEDLDLAREATVDTVSGAVLLIRGDAFRRIGGFDPAFRMYFEEIDLCRRLRDAGLRVGFCPAARAVHHHGASTVQTSVRQVAYYLSYVRYFAKHHGPAAAAALRAAVALSTLGRMAALPLKYPPLDRRRAALLVAKEGACARLLRGLGAPAATRA
- a CDS encoding glycosyltransferase family 4 protein; protein product: MKIAMVETGGWGGIAHYAWSLCDALAGAGADVSLLTNADYELERRPRGFAVERCFSAGAGFLGNARALCERLRRGGHHVVHVQSLLSTRFDALLWPRVRRRVPMVMTVHNLRSHERIHWDDWTLWRCLATADAVVVHTEEALREARRRLGPRARVELIRMGDWSVFAAAEAADRGEARARLGLPADAPVVLAFGAIRPYKGLAGVIAALPALRRRHPGARLVIAGPLLAGSEGEYRAAIRRAGVEGVVVFRPGYVPGDEVPGYFAAADVAVFNYSGITDSASLRLACRMFTPVVATAVGCFSEFLTDGVTGRLVPAGDDGALAAALGDVLADPADAGRMAAAAASLAGSAWSWAESARATRALYGALARGGA
- a CDS encoding glycosyltransferase family 39 protein; translation: MTAAGRRLHRLPLVLLVALGGAARFWGLGWGLPHTLAHPDETKFVSIALGMGYGDLDPHWFGYPTLFFYLSAAAVGLLYALGRLTGDFPTLFAFKLQFFLDPSPFHLATRAISATAGTLTILLAYRLGRELGGRGAGLVAALLVAVNPLHVRSSHFGNTDVTMTALVAAALFFAVRAARGARARDFVLAGACVGLAASTKYPAALFAASLPVAALLPGGARAAAVPLVTRLRWLGSGVLATGAAFALTSPFVLLDWRVAAADLGALGRQRVEGWPGDTGGPAWLYHLAFSGWYGFGAPFYAALLVAVAVVAWRRDRVALGLLLACAVYFGTMSSGRLAFARYLLPLVAPLAALVGTLATAPPVRAAARRLPGRAALAVALAALVALPAWYTLGQVRLLGRADTRRLAREWIMAHAPSGATLVWLGTGYEFSRPQVPLSPAMWAGLLAHGDRPSMLGERDRRAQWRTAREMLAAPGFPPVPNYTLVEARRLAEVRAAPGAPVYVVVPEHPLDRFAHVEPDDRRALARDATPLWEVLPIQPGARPVFEMHDAIFLPVAGFGGVSLPGPGLRIYRLP